From Pristiophorus japonicus isolate sPriJap1 chromosome 1, sPriJap1.hap1, whole genome shotgun sequence, a single genomic window includes:
- the gdap1 gene encoding ganglioside-induced differentiation-associated protein 1 isoform X2, with product MPKEGSLYYPRVQHYRELLDSLPMDAYTHGCILHPELTLDSMIPAYATTRIRSQIGNTESELKKLAQQHPELREAYLTKQKQIKSKIRDHDNVNYLKKIFHELENVLDQVETELQRRIEETPEEGQQPWLCGEFFSLADVSLSVTLHRLKFLGLARKYWGNGKRPNLESYYDRVLQQRTFRKVLGNVNNILLSAVLPTAFRVAKKRAPSFLGVSFMISLLGGIGYFAFLFLKKRLS from the exons ATGCCAAAAGAAGGAAGCCTGTATTATCCACGAGTACAACATTATCGAGAACTACTAGACTCTCTCCCTATGGATGCCTATACCCATGGCTGTATTCTTCACCCAGAGTTAACTTTGGACTCCATGATTCCTGCATATGCAACCACTAGAATTCGTA GCCAAATTGGAAACACCGAATCTGAATTAAAGAAGCTTGCTCAGCAGCACCCAGAATTGCGTGAAGCATATTTAACAAAGCAGAAACAAATAAAG TCCAAGATCCGGGACCATGATAATGTAAACTACCTGAAAAAAATATTCCATGAACTGGAAAATGTTCTGGATCAGGTGGAGACTGAGCTACAGAGAAGAATTGAGGAAACTCCAG AAGAAGGACAACAGCCATGGCTCTGTGGTGAGTTCTTTAGTCTTGCAGATGTATCTCTGAGTGTAACATTGCATCGGCTGAAGTTTCTTGGACTTGCCAGAAAATACTGGGGAAATGGAAAACGACCAAATTTAGAATCTTATTATGACCGTGTGTTACAGCAAAGGACTTTCCGAAAGGTCTTGGGGAATGTGAACAACATTTTACTATCAGCAGTACTGCCTACAGCTTTTCGGGTTGCTAAAAAACGTGCTCCCTCATTTTTGGGTGTTAGTTTTATGATTAGCCTGCTGGGAGGAATAGGGTATTTTGCTTTCTTGTTCCTTAAAAAGAGACTGTCATAG